In Persephonella sp. IF05-L8, the following are encoded in one genomic region:
- a CDS encoding A24 family peptidase, translating into MENLFYFYLFAAFIFGLIVGSFLNVVIYRLPRGKSVASPAFSFCPSCGQKIKWYDNIPVLSYLILKGRCRHCGNRIGLRYPFVEILTGIASVAALWKTGLSIDYIFVFLFLALMIAITFIDIDFKIIPDEINFIGAVSGLIYSFFRTDFSWIDALIGAAVGAGFLFGIAYFYLKFRGIEGLGMGDVKMMAFVGTYIGWFGSLFTIFFGSLLGAVVGILGAYLSKSEDKGRFEIPFGPFLAFASVIYLFFGETIKSWYFGG; encoded by the coding sequence ATGGAAAATCTGTTTTATTTTTATCTATTTGCTGCTTTTATTTTTGGTCTTATTGTGGGGAGTTTTTTGAATGTGGTTATATACAGACTGCCACGGGGTAAGTCTGTTGCCAGTCCAGCATTTTCTTTCTGCCCAAGTTGTGGTCAGAAAATAAAATGGTATGACAATATACCTGTACTGTCTTATCTGATACTGAAAGGCAGGTGCAGACATTGTGGAAATAGAATTGGTCTTAGATATCCATTTGTTGAAATTTTGACAGGTATCGCTTCTGTGGCAGCACTCTGGAAAACAGGCCTTTCTATTGATTACATCTTTGTCTTTCTATTTCTGGCGTTAATGATAGCTATTACATTTATAGATATTGATTTTAAAATTATTCCAGATGAGATTAATTTTATAGGGGCTGTTTCTGGACTGATTTATTCGTTTTTTAGAACAGATTTTAGCTGGATAGATGCATTAATTGGTGCTGCTGTTGGTGCAGGATTTTTATTTGGTATAGCTTATTTTTACCTTAAGTTTAGAGGGATTGAAGGGCTTGGAATGGGTGATGTTAAAATGATGGCCTTTGTAGGCACATATATAGGCTGGTTTGGTTCTTTATTTACAATATTTTTTGGCTCTTTACTTGGTGCTGTTGTTGGGATTTTAGGGGCTTATCTTTCAAAAAGTGAGGATAAAGGTAGATTTGAAATTCCTTTTGGGCCGTTTCTTGCCTTTGCATCTGTGATTTATCTATTTTTTGGTGAAACCATAAAAAGCTGGTATTTTGGTGGATAA
- the rfaE2 gene encoding D-glycero-beta-D-manno-heptose 1-phosphate adenylyltransferase — MDYMEIINQWKKEGKKIVFTNGCFDIIHAGHVDYLEKAKALGDVLVVGLNSDNSIRRIKGKDRPVNIQEHRKKVLEALKPVDLVIIFEEDTPERLIKEIKPDVLVKGGDWSIENIVGADFVKSYGGEVKTIDFVYDISTTKIIEKARNSGK; from the coding sequence ATGGATTATATGGAAATAATAAACCAGTGGAAAAAGGAAGGTAAAAAGATAGTTTTTACCAATGGTTGCTTTGATATTATCCATGCCGGTCATGTTGATTATCTGGAAAAGGCCAAAGCCCTTGGAGATGTGCTTGTCGTAGGGCTAAATAGTGATAACTCTATCAGAAGAATAAAAGGAAAAGATAGGCCTGTGAACATTCAGGAACACAGAAAAAAGGTTTTAGAAGCATTAAAACCTGTTGATTTAGTTATTATTTTTGAAGAAGATACACCTGAAAGGCTTATAAAAGAGATAAAACCGGATGTGCTGGTAAAAGGTGGGGACTGGAGTATAGAAAATATTGTTGGTGCGGATTTTGTTAAATCCTACGGTGGAGAAGTTAAAACCATAGATTTTGTGTATGACATTTCCACAACTAAAATAATAGAAAAAGCAAGAAACTCAGGAAAATAA
- a CDS encoding LysR family transcriptional regulator, whose protein sequence is MAKGYKIRYKIWLEKDKDIIMGLGRDKLLREIEKTGSISKAAKAVGMSYKKAWSFLKTMENRLGIKLVETQRGGKGGGGTQLTTEAKKLLSEFEKINKEFEKLAKKLSK, encoded by the coding sequence ATGGCAAAAGGATATAAAATTAGATACAAGATATGGCTTGAAAAGGATAAGGATATTATAATGGGACTGGGAAGGGATAAACTTCTCAGGGAAATAGAAAAAACCGGCTCAATTTCAAAGGCAGCTAAAGCTGTTGGCATGTCCTACAAAAAAGCGTGGAGTTTTTTAAAAACAATGGAAAACAGACTTGGGATAAAATTGGTGGAAACCCAAAGAGGTGGCAAAGGTGGTGGTGGAACCCAGCTAACAACTGAGGCCAAAAAACTCCTTTCTGAATTTGAAAAAATAAACAAAGAATTTGAAAAATTAGCTAAAAAGTTGTCAAAATGA
- a CDS encoding DUF255 domain-containing protein: protein MKKIIFFLMVSISIAFGSEIRWFSFEEGLKKAKQENKLILMDIYAQWCHWCNVIENTTYRDPRVIKLIEKYYIPVKVDAEKRPEINKKYNQGGLPSTLILDKNGNIVWGGIYVSPDEMVNLLNYFRTLSPKEIQELVKENQRRIQRHQKRFLKKTRPKEPSQKYIKKTFKSVKLRFDWDNGGFYGHPKFPEEELPHFLMLYSLFFNNNEAQKMLDRTLEGYMKLIDPVEGGIYRYSVNEFWTEPHYEKLLKDQADLSTIFLNAYALTLNKKYLKAALSLVDFAINRLYDTKTGFFYNSQGADIIDEHGTLLMTGEEYFVLDKEEREKAVKKLGYAPNIERVVYFRTNALISQALFYTYAFTKSPKYLNIAEKVLKNILEKGWAEKGIMYSPEIKKYFLNSNVYTLEALLTAYQITGNKQYLKKAEELFKILDKYYFSKKINLFTDMADVGLNYNRISFIDDIVALNRRLSIALYQLTMFTGNMDYRDTYKKIVSHLPSNINLNTAIGFMLEIYPPTVVHIIGNKKEKDKFVLSSFTVFPYWNYTQFIDKNDKELLSKLRYPVKEKTTAYLCNIDTCYLENKNAEDIRKQIFRVFSSYKNLF from the coding sequence ATGAAGAAGATTATATTTTTTCTTATGGTTTCTATCTCCATAGCTTTTGGGTCGGAGATTAGATGGTTTTCCTTTGAGGAAGGGTTAAAAAAGGCAAAGCAGGAGAATAAGCTTATATTGATGGATATCTATGCCCAGTGGTGCCACTGGTGTAATGTGATAGAAAATACAACTTACAGAGACCCAAGGGTTATCAAACTAATTGAAAAATATTACATACCTGTCAAAGTTGATGCAGAAAAAAGACCTGAGATTAATAAAAAATACAATCAGGGTGGCCTTCCATCAACATTAATACTGGACAAAAACGGGAATATTGTTTGGGGTGGAATTTATGTATCCCCTGATGAGATGGTTAATCTGCTAAATTACTTCAGAACATTATCCCCAAAAGAAATACAGGAACTTGTAAAAGAAAATCAAAGACGGATACAGCGGCATCAAAAAAGATTTTTAAAAAAAACCCGTCCCAAAGAACCATCCCAGAAATATATAAAAAAAACCTTTAAATCTGTAAAGCTTAGATTTGACTGGGACAACGGCGGATTTTACGGCCATCCTAAATTCCCTGAAGAAGAACTTCCACATTTTTTGATGCTTTATTCTTTATTTTTCAACAACAACGAAGCCCAAAAAATGCTGGACAGAACCCTTGAAGGATATATGAAACTTATAGACCCTGTAGAAGGAGGAATTTATAGGTATAGCGTAAATGAATTCTGGACAGAGCCCCATTACGAAAAACTCCTGAAAGACCAGGCAGACCTGTCAACAATATTTCTTAATGCTTATGCTCTAACACTGAATAAAAAATATCTAAAAGCTGCACTTTCCCTTGTGGATTTTGCTATAAACAGACTTTATGACACTAAAACAGGCTTTTTTTATAACTCTCAGGGTGCAGACATAATAGATGAACACGGCACATTGCTGATGACAGGGGAGGAGTATTTTGTTTTAGACAAAGAAGAAAGGGAAAAAGCTGTCAAAAAACTGGGCTATGCACCAAATATTGAAAGAGTTGTGTATTTTAGAACAAATGCCCTTATATCACAGGCTTTATTTTATACCTATGCATTCACAAAAAGCCCAAAATATCTGAACATAGCTGAAAAAGTTCTTAAAAATATTCTTGAAAAAGGCTGGGCTGAAAAAGGAATTATGTATTCTCCTGAAATTAAAAAATACTTTCTTAACTCAAATGTATATACTCTGGAAGCTCTTTTGACTGCATACCAGATAACAGGCAATAAACAGTATCTAAAAAAGGCAGAGGAGTTATTCAAAATTTTGGATAAATATTACTTTTCAAAAAAAATAAACCTATTTACAGATATGGCAGATGTAGGTCTAAACTACAACAGAATTTCATTTATTGATGACATAGTAGCCTTAAATAGACGACTATCTATAGCCCTTTATCAGCTTACTATGTTTACCGGAAATATGGACTACCGAGATACATACAAAAAAATTGTTTCCCACCTACCATCTAATATTAACCTTAATACAGCTATTGGATTTATGCTGGAAATATATCCCCCCACTGTAGTTCATATAATTGGAAATAAAAAAGAGAAAGATAAATTTGTTTTATCCTCTTTTACGGTTTTTCCTTACTGGAATTACACCCAGTTTATAGATAAAAATGATAAAGAACTACTATCAAAATTAAGATATCCAGTAAAAGAAAAAACAACAGCTTATCTGTGTAATATAGACACCTGTTATCTGGAAAACAAAAATGCAGAGGATATAAGAAAACAAATTTTCAGGGTATTTTCCAGCTATAAAAACTTATTTTAA
- a CDS encoding NifB/NifX family molybdenum-iron cluster-binding protein, protein MKIAMPVKPKGDDYVLSTAYGKAKFFLIYDTDTQESKIIENTALNGKGIAQDLAGEHVDVVITNHIGGGAYNALVEKGIKAYFTEDKNQSYQKIIKSFLENKLTEITPQNFYMVPQHHHH, encoded by the coding sequence ATGAAAATAGCAATGCCTGTAAAACCAAAAGGAGATGATTATGTTCTGTCAACTGCCTATGGAAAAGCAAAATTTTTCCTAATTTATGACACCGATACACAGGAAAGTAAAATAATTGAAAATACAGCATTAAACGGCAAAGGAATTGCACAGGATTTGGCTGGTGAGCATGTGGATGTGGTAATCACTAATCATATAGGTGGCGGGGCTTACAATGCACTTGTTGAAAAAGGTATAAAGGCTTATTTCACAGAGGATAAAAATCAAAGCTATCAAAAAATTATTAAAAGTTTTTTAGAAAACAAACTAACGGAAATAACTCCACAAAATTTTTATATGGTTCCCCAACATCACCACCACTAA
- a CDS encoding cob(I)yrinic acid a,c-diamide adenosyltransferase produces the protein MIYIFTGNGKGKTTAAIGTGIRAVGAGYKVLMVQFMKVKELSSEYNVLSKLENFDIESFGRKGFYLPQEELEKNPELKEKGFKPFSKIDYQMANDGIEFVINAVINQTYDVIIMDELCVALNYKLIEKNRVKNFLKEYKKDFHFIITGRYCPDWLTEIADLITEMKEIKHPFHKGIPAQKGLDY, from the coding sequence ATGATTTATATATTTACAGGAAATGGAAAAGGCAAAACCACAGCAGCTATTGGAACAGGTATTAGAGCTGTAGGGGCAGGCTACAAAGTTTTAATGGTTCAATTTATGAAAGTAAAAGAACTTTCATCAGAATACAATGTTTTGAGTAAACTGGAAAATTTTGATATAGAAAGTTTCGGCAGAAAAGGATTTTATCTTCCACAAGAAGAACTGGAAAAAAATCCTGAGCTTAAAGAAAAAGGGTTCAAACCCTTCTCAAAAATAGATTATCAAATGGCAAATGATGGAATAGAATTTGTGATTAATGCAGTGATAAATCAAACCTATGATGTAATTATAATGGATGAACTCTGTGTAGCTTTAAACTACAAACTAATAGAAAAAAACAGAGTTAAAAACTTCCTGAAAGAATACAAAAAGGATTTCCATTTTATAATCACCGGCAGATATTGCCCTGACTGGCTTACGGAAATAGCAGACCTAATCACAGAGATGAAAGAAATAAAACATCCTTTCCACAAAGGCATCCCCGCTCAAAAAGGCCTTGATTATTGA
- a CDS encoding replication-associated recombination protein A, producing MNKIPPLSERIRPEKLSQIIGQEELIEEGKPLRQMIKTGNLKSMILWGPPGTGKTTLARVIAKETNYQFFELNAISSGVQDIRKVIEESKKNPLFSNGTILFIDEIHRFNKGQQEALLSAVEKGEIILIGATTENPSFSLVSPLLSRCHIFQLKPLSYEALEKLIDRAIKEDKILSKRNIQISDKKMLINLSGGDARVLLNAIEMAVNITEKDPVIIDKDLIKQVFSRPNLIYDRNQDIHYSLISAFIKSIRGSDPDAAVYYLAKMLEGGEDPAFIARRLVILASEDIGNAEPYALTLATSCLTAVEKIGMPEAQIILSQTATYLASCPKSNAAYKAIKEAIKDVKQNPNIPVPLHLINPSTKLMEKLGYGKNYKYPHDYPENFVVQNYLPAELKNKQYYLPTENGREKKIKERLKNLWKGIKKYI from the coding sequence ATGAATAAAATTCCTCCATTAAGTGAAAGAATAAGACCTGAAAAACTATCACAGATAATAGGACAAGAAGAGCTCATAGAAGAAGGCAAACCTTTAAGGCAAATGATAAAAACAGGAAACCTAAAATCTATGATTTTATGGGGACCTCCAGGGACTGGAAAAACGACCCTCGCCAGAGTAATAGCAAAAGAGACAAATTACCAATTCTTTGAACTTAATGCTATATCATCAGGGGTTCAGGATATAAGAAAAGTTATAGAAGAAAGCAAGAAAAACCCTCTATTTTCAAATGGAACAATCCTATTTATAGACGAAATACACAGATTTAATAAAGGACAGCAAGAAGCCTTATTATCTGCAGTGGAAAAAGGAGAAATCATTCTGATAGGTGCTACGACAGAAAACCCATCCTTTAGTCTTGTTTCTCCTCTGCTTTCCAGATGTCATATATTCCAGCTTAAACCTCTATCCTATGAAGCACTGGAAAAATTAATAGACCGAGCTATAAAAGAAGACAAAATACTATCCAAACGAAACATTCAGATTTCTGATAAAAAAATGCTAATAAATCTATCAGGAGGGGATGCACGGGTCTTATTAAATGCAATAGAAATGGCAGTTAATATAACAGAAAAAGACCCTGTAATAATAGACAAAGACCTTATAAAGCAGGTCTTTTCCAGACCAAATTTAATATACGACAGAAATCAGGATATCCATTACAGCCTGATTTCTGCATTTATAAAAAGCATTAGAGGTTCTGACCCTGACGCAGCAGTGTATTATCTTGCTAAAATGCTGGAAGGAGGAGAAGACCCAGCCTTTATCGCAAGAAGGCTTGTTATTCTTGCAAGTGAGGATATAGGAAATGCAGAACCCTATGCCCTTACTCTTGCAACAAGCTGTTTAACAGCAGTAGAAAAAATTGGAATGCCGGAAGCACAGATTATTCTATCCCAGACAGCCACATATCTTGCCAGCTGTCCAAAAAGTAACGCAGCATATAAAGCCATAAAAGAAGCTATAAAAGATGTTAAGCAAAATCCAAACATTCCTGTTCCCCTTCATCTAATAAACCCTTCAACAAAACTAATGGAAAAATTAGGCTATGGTAAGAATTACAAATATCCCCATGACTATCCTGAAAATTTTGTGGTGCAAAACTACCTTCCAGCTGAATTAAAAAATAAACAGTATTATCTACCAACTGAAAACGGTAGAGAGAAAAAAATTAAAGAAAGGCTGAAAAATCTGTGGAAAGGAATTAAAAAATATATATAA
- the pgsA gene encoding CDP-diacylglycerol--glycerol-3-phosphate 3-phosphatidyltransferase, producing the protein MSIANYITVLRIFLIPVFIIFLGYGKPLYALIVFIIAGLTDALDGFVARKFNQITTLGKILDPIADKALLISSFVFIYTSDLSVKFPYWFVVIVISRDVYILLGSALIYFLKGYLDVRPSIFGKATTFFQILSVIIVLVANIIQIPELAVKSCIYTAAFFTVLSTITYTYDGIQNLK; encoded by the coding sequence TTGAGCATTGCAAATTACATAACCGTCTTAAGAATATTCCTTATCCCAGTTTTTATAATATTCTTAGGCTATGGAAAACCTCTATATGCTTTGATTGTTTTTATAATAGCTGGATTAACAGATGCCCTTGATGGTTTTGTGGCAAGAAAGTTTAACCAGATAACCACCCTTGGAAAAATCTTAGACCCTATTGCAGATAAAGCCTTATTAATAAGTAGTTTTGTTTTTATATATACCTCTGACTTGTCTGTTAAATTTCCTTACTGGTTTGTGGTTATTGTAATTAGCAGAGATGTTTATATCCTTCTTGGCAGTGCTTTGATATATTTTCTAAAAGGATATCTGGATGTCAGGCCTTCTATTTTTGGTAAAGCAACAACTTTTTTCCAGATACTTTCTGTAATAATTGTGCTGGTTGCTAATATAATTCAGATACCAGAACTTGCTGTAAAGAGTTGCATATATACTGCTGCATTTTTTACGGTGCTTTCAACTATTACATATACCTATGATGGAATTCAGAATTTAAAATAA
- a CDS encoding RHS repeat-associated core domain-containing protein, whose product MKRFFPLLFIIFAIFFKLSYSTEFSGAYINYPDNIIKKIDILFEKGDFSEAETLINKILTHPEEYTPDEVAFANLRKGLIYKYKWDFDNAIYHYKKAMEISSNTKIINDAKTHLASVYFYMGRIDDAEKLIQEVLKNTNDERQIKFCNYWLRYIKRIKEYEKNFGPVAFACGKGSLLAVVEKLNLPIVWEEIVELSVNNKGLSLAQLKNFLKKKGVHVKIVKASTKDLIKTKKPKIVLLKNKHYVVFLGRKGADIAYIDPAKGRRVLVENIKLFKEKFTGYALVFDNGKYSEISQELASSLFGAYCWCCPPGELGGPEDNKNTEYDKTECGTSMGLPAILTNTATLNLVISDIDFRYKHFGIDFTLKRTYNADSPHVSIFGKGWSWYYGTRLRKTPSGEIDWYTPTGRIVHFYYDQTNNTFIPEYGVTDELRKEGNQYVLYRKIDRIYWIFDEIGKLVEVRDRNGNYIRFEYEDDSIPFKPVRIIDSAGREISIEYNDQGLVSAISTFNGITISYEYDSKGHLIKNIDAYGTIIEYQYDDKGYLVGLKLPNGTYKFNYYTTWEGYALTAIELPNGKIKKYRTWRSDYNTRIDYPDGTWISYWNIYPGWTEEVFNEKGRIALFGYNSDGLRSIFVDAKGNRTELSYDEKGNITKIQYPDGSYEEFSYNEYDFPTRFKDRNGNEYIFTYDGNGNLTSVQYPDGSQKQIIYNDKGLAEKVILPENRAVSIQYDDFGYPSEITLPSGRKWKFKYSNIGDLLEVTDPQGNKYEYSYDTLRRVTQIKDPEGNIYSFEYNHKNLVRYIDPLGKETTYTYNPLDLLVQVCKEGNCYSYERNEIGRVIGLVDYNGNKWKFLKDIAGYPAGLEDPLNNTIKKDYDNNFRLTSITLPNEEKITYEYDSSGRLTKINYPDGSYKEFQYDFNGNIIKAENPDSSIEIEYDVLNRPIKLTEKTLNLSVSYKYSPGGFVESINYPGNLEVRYDYDKDGNVEQIKFKKGKIRYKYNKRGLLQRIKFKGIKIKYKYDKRGLVSKIKILGHRFGEIYIKYERDDMGRVIKQEHIGTVGNLNTIKPFIFRNAVYDSASQLISLETDSGQENLEYDSLGNLILWESNSGRKEFVYDYDNKLKAVKIGNKEIKFSYTPLDYRLKKETNNQVYEYFYGVDGNLLYERIFQRGNLKEERYYIYIPGKLDRPVAMVIKKGNRYKTYYYIHNHQGSVIAVADNKGRIVNFYDYWPDGNIRNIDEKIKQPFLYTGAYYDRETGLYYLRARYYSPELRRFIQRDPILFEGGINLYNYTGCDFVNYGDWWGLFGTESCKIYEDACKETGDFYPCHIASNACPFFKYLFDWNPGDEWEDCVRACLQIRYKNLRELRSDNCSAVKGYIVDHGYCMWRCIKNPENPFNPEGSPLPDFDVKWRK is encoded by the coding sequence ATGAAAAGGTTCTTTCCTTTACTATTTATAATTTTTGCCATCTTTTTTAAACTTTCCTATTCAACAGAGTTTTCAGGAGCATACATAAACTATCCTGATAATATCATAAAGAAAATAGATATCCTGTTTGAAAAAGGAGATTTCTCCGAAGCTGAAACTCTAATAAACAAAATCTTGACACATCCGGAAGAATATACACCTGACGAGGTTGCTTTTGCTAATCTACGTAAAGGTTTAATTTACAAGTACAAATGGGATTTTGATAATGCTATATACCATTACAAAAAAGCAATGGAAATCTCCAGCAACACAAAAATAATCAATGATGCTAAAACTCATCTTGCCAGTGTTTATTTCTATATGGGACGTATTGATGATGCTGAAAAATTAATTCAAGAAGTTCTAAAAAATACAAACGATGAAAGACAGATTAAATTTTGTAATTATTGGCTCAGATATATAAAAAGAATAAAAGAGTATGAAAAAAATTTTGGACCTGTAGCTTTTGCATGTGGAAAAGGTTCTTTACTGGCAGTAGTAGAAAAACTTAATTTACCTATAGTATGGGAAGAAATTGTAGAACTATCTGTGAATAATAAAGGGCTAAGCCTTGCGCAACTAAAGAATTTTCTCAAAAAGAAAGGGGTTCATGTAAAAATTGTAAAAGCTTCAACAAAAGATTTAATCAAAACAAAAAAACCTAAAATTGTTCTGCTGAAAAACAAGCATTATGTCGTTTTCTTAGGAAGAAAAGGTGCTGATATAGCATACATAGACCCTGCGAAAGGAAGAAGAGTTTTAGTTGAAAATATAAAACTATTTAAGGAGAAATTTACAGGGTATGCTTTAGTTTTTGATAATGGCAAATATAGTGAAATCAGTCAGGAGCTTGCAAGTAGCCTTTTTGGTGCTTACTGCTGGTGTTGTCCACCGGGAGAGCTTGGAGGTCCCGAAGATAACAAAAACACCGAGTATGATAAAACGGAATGTGGAACCTCCATGGGATTACCTGCAATTCTAACAAATACGGCAACTTTAAATTTAGTTATTTCAGATATAGACTTTAGATACAAACATTTTGGGATAGATTTCACCCTTAAAAGAACTTATAATGCAGATTCTCCTCATGTTTCTATATTTGGTAAAGGATGGAGCTGGTATTATGGAACAAGACTTAGGAAAACACCTTCAGGAGAAATTGACTGGTATACCCCAACAGGAAGAATAGTTCATTTTTATTATGACCAGACAAATAATACATTTATACCAGAATACGGTGTCACTGATGAACTCAGAAAAGAAGGAAATCAGTATGTCCTTTACAGAAAAATAGACAGAATATACTGGATTTTTGATGAAATTGGAAAATTAGTTGAAGTTAGAGATAGAAATGGGAACTACATCAGATTTGAGTATGAAGATGATAGTATTCCTTTTAAACCTGTAAGGATTATAGACTCTGCAGGAAGAGAAATTTCAATAGAATACAATGACCAGGGATTAGTCAGTGCAATATCTACTTTTAATGGAATAACAATATCTTATGAGTATGATTCCAAAGGACATCTTATAAAAAATATAGACGCTTATGGAACAATAATAGAATATCAATATGATGACAAAGGATATCTTGTTGGACTTAAACTTCCTAACGGGACTTACAAATTCAACTATTACACAACATGGGAAGGTTATGCGTTAACTGCAATAGAACTACCTAACGGAAAAATCAAAAAATATAGAACATGGAGAAGTGATTACAACACAAGAATAGATTATCCAGATGGGACATGGATTTCTTACTGGAATATATATCCTGGTTGGACCGAAGAAGTATTTAATGAAAAAGGAAGGATAGCTTTATTTGGCTATAATTCAGATGGACTGAGAAGTATATTTGTTGATGCAAAAGGAAACAGAACTGAGTTAAGCTATGATGAAAAAGGGAATATAACCAAAATACAATATCCAGATGGCAGTTACGAAGAATTTTCTTATAATGAATATGACTTTCCAACAAGGTTTAAAGACAGAAATGGCAATGAATACATATTTACTTATGATGGTAACGGTAATCTAACTTCAGTACAATATCCGGATGGTTCCCAAAAACAGATTATCTATAACGATAAAGGTTTAGCAGAAAAAGTCATACTTCCTGAAAATAGAGCTGTAAGCATACAATATGATGATTTTGGTTATCCTTCTGAAATTACACTTCCAAGCGGAAGAAAATGGAAGTTCAAATATAGTAATATCGGCGATTTATTAGAGGTAACAGACCCTCAAGGAAATAAATATGAATACAGCTACGATACCCTAAGGAGAGTTACCCAGATTAAAGACCCTGAAGGAAATATCTATTCCTTTGAATATAATCACAAAAACTTAGTCAGATATATTGACCCTTTAGGAAAGGAAACAACTTATACCTATAATCCATTGGATTTACTTGTGCAGGTTTGTAAGGAAGGCAATTGCTACTCTTATGAAAGAAATGAGATAGGAAGAGTAATAGGCTTAGTAGATTACAATGGAAACAAATGGAAATTTTTGAAAGATATAGCCGGTTATCCTGCAGGTTTAGAAGACCCATTAAACAACACAATAAAAAAAGATTATGACAATAATTTCAGACTTACTTCTATAACTCTCCCTAACGAAGAAAAGATAACCTATGAGTATGACAGTTCAGGCAGATTAACAAAAATCAACTATCCAGATGGTAGTTATAAAGAATTCCAGTATGATTTCAACGGAAACATAATAAAAGCCGAGAATCCAGACTCATCCATAGAAATAGAATATGACGTTCTAAACAGGCCTATAAAACTGACAGAGAAAACATTAAACCTATCGGTTTCTTATAAATATTCACCTGGTGGATTTGTGGAATCTATAAATTATCCAGGGAACCTTGAAGTTAGGTATGATTATGATAAAGATGGCAATGTAGAACAGATAAAATTCAAAAAGGGGAAAATTAGATATAAATATAACAAAAGAGGTTTACTTCAAAGGATTAAATTCAAAGGAATTAAAATTAAGTATAAATATGATAAACGTGGATTAGTCAGTAAAATTAAAATTTTAGGACATAGGTTTGGAGAAATATACATAAAATACGAACGTGATGATATGGGAAGAGTTATAAAACAAGAACATATAGGAACTGTCGGAAATCTTAATACTATAAAACCTTTTATTTTCAGAAATGCGGTATATGATTCTGCCTCTCAGCTTATAAGCTTAGAAACAGATTCAGGTCAGGAAAACTTGGAATATGATTCCCTGGGAAATCTTATTTTATGGGAAAGTAATTCTGGAAGAAAAGAGTTTGTATACGACTACGATAACAAACTGAAAGCTGTAAAAATCGGCAACAAAGAAATAAAATTTTCATACACCCCATTAGATTACAGATTAAAGAAGGAAACAAATAACCAGGTTTATGAGTATTTCTACGGAGTAGATGGGAATTTACTATATGAGAGAATATTCCAGAGGGGTAATCTCAAAGAAGAAAGATATTACATTTATATTCCCGGAAAACTGGACAGGCCTGTTGCAATGGTAATAAAGAAAGGTAACAGATACAAAACTTACTATTACATACATAATCATCAAGGTTCGGTGATAGCCGTCGCTGATAATAAAGGTAGGATTGTAAACTTCTACGATTACTGGCCAGATGGAAATATCAGAAATATAGATGAAAAAATAAAACAACCATTCCTATATACTGGAGCATATTACGATAGAGAAACAGGCCTATACTACTTAAGAGCCAGATACTACTCTCCCGAACTTAGAAGATTCATCCAGAGAGACCCTATCTTGTTTGAAGGAGGGATTAATCTTTATAACTATACAGGCTGTGATTTTGTAAATTACGGAGATTGGTGGGGGTTATTTGGAACAGAAAGTTGTAAGATTTATGAAGATGCATGTAAAGAAACGGGAGATTTCTATCCTTGCCATATAGCATCTAACGCATGTCCGTTTTTTAAGTATTTATTTGATTGGAATCCAGGAGATGAATGGGAAGATTGTGTTAGAGCGTGCCTACAAATAAGATATAAAAACTTAAGGGAATTACGCTCTGACAATTGTAGTGCAGTTAAGGGTTACATCGTAGATCATGGATATTGCATGTGGAGGTGTATAAAGAATCCAGAAAATCCTTTTAATCCAGAAGGATCTCCTCTACCTGATTTCGATGTAAAATGGAGAAAATAA